One Acidiferrobacter thiooxydans DNA window includes the following coding sequences:
- a CDS encoding arsenite methyltransferase, which yields MDALKSDEIRQAVRQQYGRVAESGGAGCGCGPTCCGTPTASADTLSQGLGYTADDVGSVPQGANIGLGCGNPQAIAALKTGEVVLDLGSGGGFDCFLAARQVGDTGRVIGVDMTPEMISKARAHAEKGGYRNAEFRLGEIENLPAADGAVDVIISNCVINLSPDKARVFREAHRVLKPGGRLAISDVVAFALLPEAVRKDMTLYTGCMAGASLVSEVEAMLQECGFTEIRVAPKDESKSFIGDWAPGTDIAEYVVSATIEAIKPAT from the coding sequence ATGGATGCCTTGAAGAGCGACGAGATCCGGCAGGCCGTGCGCCAGCAATACGGCCGTGTGGCTGAAAGCGGCGGTGCAGGCTGCGGTTGCGGCCCGACATGCTGCGGCACACCCACGGCAAGTGCAGACACCCTGTCCCAAGGGCTCGGTTACACGGCTGATGACGTTGGTAGCGTACCTCAGGGTGCGAACATAGGGCTGGGTTGCGGAAACCCACAAGCTATCGCCGCACTGAAAACAGGCGAGGTTGTGCTCGACCTTGGCAGCGGTGGCGGTTTTGACTGTTTTCTCGCGGCCCGGCAAGTGGGCGACACAGGTCGGGTCATCGGCGTGGACATGACCCCTGAAATGATTTCCAAGGCCCGAGCCCATGCCGAGAAAGGCGGTTATCGTAACGCCGAATTCCGCCTTGGCGAAATCGAGAATTTGCCAGCGGCGGATGGCGCCGTGGATGTCATCATCTCCAACTGTGTCATCAATCTGTCGCCCGATAAGGCGCGCGTATTCAGGGAGGCGCACCGCGTTTTGAAGCCGGGAGGACGATTGGCGATTTCGGATGTCGTCGCCTTCGCCTTGTTGCCGGAGGCAGTCCGGAAGGACATGACGCTTTATACAGGTTGTATGGCCGGCGCTTCCTTGGTATCGGAAGTCGAAGCCATGCTGCAGGAGTGCGGATTTACGGAGATTCGCGTGGCACCGAAAGATGAGAGCAAGTCTTTCATCGGCGATTGGGCGCCAGGAACAGATATTGCGGAATATGTGGTATCGGCAACCATCGAGGCCATCAAACCCGCAACCTAA
- a CDS encoding sigma factor-like helix-turn-helix DNA-binding protein, producing MLSELEGLPQKEVANRLGISLSGAKSRVQRGRGNLRQRLLDCCDIETGRSGIIGYAPRDKNRDGSSCG from the coding sequence GTGCTATCGGAGCTAGAGGGCCTGCCCCAGAAAGAGGTGGCCAACCGTTTGGGCATTTCCCTCTCCGGCGCAAAATCCCGAGTACAACGCGGCAGAGGGAATTTGCGCCAGCGCTTGCTCGATTGCTGTGACATCGAAACCGGACGAAGCGGCATCATCGGTTACGCGCCACGCGACAAGAACCGCGATGGGAGCAGCTGCGGCTGA
- a CDS encoding transposase, whose product MERQVRAQYTADYKAQAVSLAESLGAAKAARKLGISVKTLANWIRISRDGAGFAKDGKRRPVSDVEAENARLRAENAQLRMERDFIKKAAAYFAKESK is encoded by the coding sequence ATGGAACGTCAGGTTCGTGCTCAATATACCGCCGATTACAAGGCGCAGGCAGTGTCATTGGCAGAGAGCCTCGGAGCGGCAAAGGCTGCCCGCAAGCTCGGTATTTCGGTCAAGACGCTGGCTAATTGGATCCGCATTTCGCGTGATGGAGCAGGGTTCGCCAAGGACGGGAAGCGCCGTCCTGTGAGCGATGTGGAAGCTGAGAATGCACGGCTTCGAGCCGAGAATGCTCAGCTGCGCATGGAGCGCGATTTCATAAAAAAAGCCGCAGCGTACTTTGCGAAGGAGTCCAAGTGA
- a CDS encoding IS3 family transposase — MKYAYIASQRTHYPIGFMCRVLEVSTSGFFAWQARERAPQSDADAPLRAAIIQVHEESRRRYGRRRLTHALRAQGMRINPKRVHRVMREEGLRGVRKGRFVPRTTDSAHQRAIAPNVLQRRFSVDTAVPAWTSDITYVATREGWLYLAVIIALQTRQVLGYSLSDRMPDELVLNALRNACHLQTPPSGTVFHSDRGSQYASDDFRNALGALGMVASMSRKGNCWDNAVSESFFATLKTEEATEPYATKQDAHRAIAQYIHGFYNPVRLHSSLGYLSPNEYARRMQHPDQDPSMRSAA; from the coding sequence GTGAAGTACGCCTATATCGCCTCGCAGCGGACTCACTACCCGATCGGGTTCATGTGCCGGGTACTTGAGGTATCGACGTCGGGATTCTTCGCCTGGCAGGCCCGAGAACGTGCGCCACAGAGCGACGCGGACGCTCCGTTGCGTGCAGCGATCATACAGGTCCACGAGGAAAGCCGGCGCCGCTATGGTCGCCGGCGCCTCACGCATGCCCTGCGCGCACAGGGCATGCGCATCAACCCCAAACGTGTGCATCGAGTGATGCGCGAGGAAGGCTTGCGAGGCGTGCGTAAAGGGCGCTTCGTGCCGCGCACGACCGACAGTGCCCATCAGCGCGCCATCGCCCCGAACGTCCTACAGAGGCGATTTAGCGTCGACACAGCCGTGCCGGCCTGGACAAGCGACATCACGTACGTTGCCACTCGTGAGGGCTGGCTGTACCTGGCGGTGATTATCGCCTTACAGACACGCCAGGTGCTCGGCTACAGCCTCTCGGATCGCATGCCCGATGAGCTGGTGCTCAATGCGCTGCGCAATGCCTGCCATCTCCAGACACCGCCATCCGGTACGGTGTTTCATTCCGACCGCGGCAGCCAGTACGCCAGCGATGATTTCCGCAACGCTCTCGGCGCACTTGGCATGGTGGCCAGCATGAGTCGCAAGGGAAATTGCTGGGACAATGCGGTCTCGGAGAGCTTCTTCGCAACACTGAAGACCGAAGAAGCGACCGAGCCGTATGCGACAAAACAGGACGCCCACAGAGCGATCGCGCAATACATCCACGGATTCTACAATCCTGTCCGCCTGCACTCATCACTCGGATACTTGTCGCCCAACGAGTATGCGCGCAGAATGCAACACCCAGATCAAGACCCGTCTATGAGGTCCGCTGCGTAG
- a CDS encoding sigma factor, producing the protein MPDFWQEHKTQLRSYVARRVRESYAVDDIVQDVFLKAHTSLHMVKSHGSIVAWLFRIAANAIADHYRSQKPWDELPDELAAPEPEHDYVTELASCLRPLIADLPEIYRLKWSLRSGPHRRVLIWVLHSARILVGRQVSE; encoded by the coding sequence ATGCCTGATTTCTGGCAAGAACACAAGACGCAATTGCGCAGCTACGTTGCCCGACGTGTACGGGAGAGCTATGCGGTGGACGACATTGTTCAGGATGTATTCCTCAAAGCCCACACGAGCCTGCATATGGTCAAATCCCATGGCAGCATTGTCGCCTGGTTGTTCCGCATTGCCGCGAACGCGATAGCCGACCACTACCGGTCGCAGAAACCGTGGGATGAGCTTCCTGATGAACTCGCGGCACCGGAGCCTGAGCATGATTACGTCACAGAGTTGGCGAGCTGTCTTCGGCCATTGATCGCGGATCTGCCAGAAATTTACCGATTGAAGTGGTCCCTACGCAGCGGACCTCATAGACGGGTCTTGATCTGGGTGTTGCATTCTGCGCGCATACTCGTTGGGCGACAAGTATCCGAGTGA
- a CDS encoding ATPase, T2SS/T4P/T4SS family, whose protein sequence is MLFIGEVRGPLEAAAVVLQAGIGGPIITTIHAESVETAIERLTALAAHEIGPEGATSQIAAHLAAVVHLTLSSRPIGTSRRHGVTPAPLLLLSTQLLRVRPRRRGIGFRHRAARDLSDSAGGLYAECAADAAVRIQQEDGCCM, encoded by the coding sequence ATGCTCTTCATCGGCGAGGTGCGTGGCCCGCTCGAGGCCGCGGCGGTGGTCTTGCAGGCCGGCATCGGCGGCCCGATCATCACGACGATCCACGCCGAGTCCGTGGAAACCGCCATTGAACGCCTCACGGCGCTGGCCGCCCATGAAATAGGTCCGGAGGGAGCCACCTCCCAGATTGCCGCGCACCTGGCGGCCGTCGTCCACCTCACACTGTCCTCGCGGCCGATCGGGACCTCCCGTCGCCACGGTGTGACACCGGCACCCCTCCTGTTGCTCTCTACGCAACTCCTGCGCGTACGCCCCCGAAGACGCGGGATTGGGTTCCGCCATCGAGCGGCACGAGACCTCTCAGATTCAGCAGGCGGCCTATACGCAGAATGTGCGGCGGACGCAGCAGTAAGGATTCAGCAGGAAGACGGATGCTGCATGTGA
- a CDS encoding PIN domain-containing protein — MRVALDTNVLAYAEGVNGAERRNVALTLIARLPPGATVVPAQVLGELFNVLVRKAGKPRADARNALSSWRDAFPVIETSLDVMLVAADLAVDHNLGIWDAVILSAASRSGCRLLLSEDLQEGFTWAGVTVVNPFSSPQHALLQALL, encoded by the coding sequence GTGAGGGTTGCGCTCGACACGAATGTGCTTGCCTACGCGGAAGGGGTTAATGGGGCTGAGCGGCGAAATGTCGCCCTTACCCTTATTGCTCGCCTACCGCCGGGGGCGACCGTCGTACCCGCTCAGGTCCTAGGCGAGCTGTTTAATGTCCTTGTCCGCAAAGCAGGAAAACCCCGAGCCGATGCGCGCAACGCGCTCTCAAGCTGGCGCGACGCCTTCCCCGTGATCGAGACCTCACTCGATGTGATGTTGGTGGCAGCCGATCTCGCGGTCGACCATAATCTCGGGATATGGGACGCCGTGATCTTGTCTGCGGCTTCGCGATCAGGATGTCGCCTTCTGTTATCCGAAGACCTTCAGGAAGGCTTTACATGGGCGGGAGTGACAGTGGTCAATCCATTCTCCTCACCCCAACATGCCTTGCTGCAGGCTTTATTGTAA
- a CDS encoding type II toxin-antitoxin system Phd/YefM family antitoxin: protein MDKFISAADANRQFSTLLREVREGRQYVVTSHGKPIARLIPVNKDDDVAMRGRAALLSRLEGQPLSDAGRWTREELYEDDR, encoded by the coding sequence ATGGACAAGTTCATTTCCGCAGCTGATGCCAATCGCCAGTTTTCTACCCTTCTACGTGAGGTTCGCGAGGGTCGCCAATACGTGGTAACGAGCCACGGTAAACCCATTGCGCGGCTCATTCCCGTCAACAAGGACGACGATGTCGCGATGCGCGGGCGCGCTGCTTTATTGTCGCGTTTAGAAGGGCAGCCGCTTAGCGATGCCGGACGGTGGACGCGCGAGGAACTCTACGAGGATGATCGGTGA
- the gltX gene encoding glutamate--tRNA ligase, translating into MTIRTRFAPSPTGYLHIGGARTALYSWLFARKHQGRFVLRIEDTDLERSTPESVAAILEGMAFLNLDYDEGPFYQTRRFDRYREVLSELIAHGHAYYCTCTKAELEEQRAAQMARKEKPRYDRRCRELGHGPSPEAVVRFKNPLTGEVVVDDAVKGRVVFRNDELDDLIIARSDGTPTYNFTVVVDDMDMDITHVIRGDDHLNNTPRQINMLRALDAKPPAYAHIPMILGEDGARLSKRHGAVSVMQYRDEGYLPEALINYLVRLGWAHGDQEIFTRAEMIALFDIKDVHAAAAAINPKKLLWLNQHYIKTLPAADIAERLRPFLVERGADPAAGPALTDVVLALRERAKTLVEMAAQALFFYHEQVTIDDPKNQAILANAPHAALTALAEALATQSTWTREAVHATLEAVATDQGLTFGKLAQPVRIAVTGSSVSPPIDVTCALLGRERCVSRLHAAVAQSLAFREARP; encoded by the coding sequence ATGACGATACGCACACGCTTTGCTCCAAGCCCCACGGGCTATCTGCACATCGGCGGGGCGCGCACCGCGCTCTATTCCTGGCTGTTTGCCCGCAAGCATCAGGGGCGCTTCGTCCTGCGTATCGAGGACACCGACCTCGAACGCTCGACACCCGAGTCGGTGGCCGCGATCCTCGAAGGCATGGCGTTTTTGAACCTCGACTATGACGAGGGCCCATTCTACCAAACCCGGCGCTTCGATCGGTACCGCGAGGTCCTGTCGGAACTCATCGCCCACGGCCACGCCTATTACTGCACATGCACGAAGGCCGAGCTCGAGGAGCAGCGCGCCGCGCAGATGGCGCGTAAGGAAAAGCCGCGCTACGACCGCCGCTGTCGCGAGCTCGGCCACGGGCCGTCGCCGGAGGCCGTGGTGCGCTTCAAAAACCCGCTCACAGGCGAGGTGGTGGTGGACGATGCCGTCAAGGGACGGGTGGTGTTTCGCAATGACGAGCTCGACGACCTCATCATTGCCCGCAGCGATGGCACGCCGACCTACAACTTCACGGTAGTCGTAGACGACATGGACATGGACATCACGCACGTGATCCGTGGCGACGATCATCTGAACAACACCCCGCGCCAGATCAACATGCTGCGCGCGCTCGACGCCAAGCCCCCGGCCTACGCCCACATCCCGATGATTCTCGGTGAAGACGGCGCGCGGCTCTCCAAGCGCCACGGGGCGGTGAGCGTCATGCAGTATCGCGACGAAGGATACCTGCCAGAGGCCCTCATCAACTATCTCGTGCGCCTCGGCTGGGCCCACGGCGACCAGGAGATATTCACGCGCGCGGAGATGATCGCGCTCTTTGACATCAAGGACGTGCATGCCGCAGCGGCCGCCATCAATCCCAAAAAGCTCCTGTGGCTCAATCAGCACTACATAAAGACCCTGCCAGCCGCTGACATTGCCGAGCGCCTGCGGCCGTTCCTCGTCGAACGCGGCGCCGATCCCGCCGCCGGTCCGGCACTCACCGACGTCGTCCTGGCCCTCAGGGAGCGTGCCAAGACACTGGTGGAGATGGCCGCGCAGGCACTTTTTTTCTATCACGAGCAAGTCACGATCGACGACCCGAAAAATCAGGCCATCCTGGCTAACGCCCCGCATGCGGCACTCACGGCGCTCGCCGAGGCGTTGGCCACGCAGTCCACCTGGACACGCGAGGCCGTGCACGCGACACTCGAAGCCGTGGCCACCGATCAGGGGCTGACTTTCGGTAAACTCGCCCAGCCGGTGCGTATCGCCGTGACCGGCAGCTCGGTCTCGCCGCCGATCGATGTGACCTGCGCCCTGCTCGGACGTGAGCGTTGCGTATCACGCCTCCATGCGGCCGTCGCGCAGTCGCTTGCTTTTCGAGAGGCGAGACCTTAA
- a CDS encoding PD-(D/E)XK nuclease family protein has protein sequence MVLKTANEFTGGADSELYAALAAGACVITANNRLAHHLHLGYARHLRATGRRVWETPDILPWSAFVQRSAEAARAHAGGRSPLTAAQEQWLWSELVTEYDPGFLCQDRAFAAQAAEAWQLLADYALPLPEAGGDRESEIFVALARAFMRRLAALGRDDAAHDPTRVAEAIGAGRIAISAQVLWAGFERLTPAQEAVKRACAARGAHVSVLPLPNWGGEGDARIFATATEELTAALLWARERIAREGHGRYALVVADLAAERRRVVRLAHEILASHPGAETVPYEISLGTALGEAPVVAAALRVWQLAGGMLAAGEAAALIQSPFLHEAKAERSARARCAYEMLMGTSEVDVTALARALRGGAPSAHAGFARLAGIVRRWPRRASASAWAGLLMGALSAVGWPGAAAREDYQAIAAVHDVLESFATLEAVAGGMSYARALGFVQGALGDRVFQPRGGDAPLQILGPLEAIGLTFDGLWVMNLHDRAWPAVRPPHPLLPLAFQRAHRLPHAFVEDDIRFAGRVLEDLVGAAPETILSSARHDASGALRPSRALIARGAVDGQAPAFVSRFGQAFAARAALEDYPVRAAPLDDARTGPFAAGLLAAQAACPFRAMAQYRLRADALDAPGYGLTPAVRGAVAHKVMEIWFGELPEPRAWLALDTDARARRIAETVAAAQATAADDYARFPAAFVVLEARRMERLLAQFLEREEARPAFRVVEREKEVALRCGPLAMRGRIDRVDVVDGRTVLIDYKTGRMPAVDWMTDRPEYPQLLFYAVAEGPQVAGIAYAGLSARDGGYKAWTRDDALLPEATVVADWGQVTGAWPALLARLAGDFAAGGGAVDPLNGACEYCGREGFCRIDEGGGGGDDE, from the coding sequence ATGGTACTGAAAACCGCGAATGAATTCACGGGCGGCGCGGATTCCGAACTCTACGCGGCGCTGGCCGCCGGCGCATGCGTCATCACCGCCAACAACCGCCTCGCGCACCACCTGCATCTCGGCTATGCGCGCCACCTGCGTGCCACCGGTCGCCGGGTGTGGGAGACGCCCGACATCCTCCCCTGGTCGGCCTTCGTACAACGCTCGGCGGAGGCCGCGCGCGCCCATGCGGGAGGGCGCTCGCCGCTGACCGCCGCCCAGGAGCAGTGGTTGTGGTCGGAGCTTGTCACCGAATATGACCCCGGTTTTCTCTGCCAGGATCGGGCATTTGCGGCGCAGGCCGCCGAGGCCTGGCAGCTGCTCGCCGATTATGCCTTGCCGCTGCCGGAAGCGGGGGGCGATCGCGAGAGCGAGATATTCGTGGCGCTGGCGCGGGCCTTCATGCGGCGTCTTGCCGCCCTCGGCCGCGACGACGCCGCCCACGATCCCACGCGGGTCGCCGAGGCGATCGGCGCCGGGCGCATAGCGATCAGCGCCCAGGTCCTATGGGCGGGCTTTGAGCGCCTGACGCCGGCGCAAGAGGCGGTGAAGAGGGCGTGCGCGGCGCGCGGCGCGCACGTCTCGGTCCTGCCGCTGCCAAACTGGGGCGGGGAGGGCGACGCGCGCATCTTTGCGACCGCGACCGAGGAATTGACCGCGGCGCTCTTGTGGGCGCGGGAGCGCATCGCCCGTGAGGGCCATGGGCGCTATGCGCTGGTGGTGGCGGATCTTGCCGCCGAGCGTAGACGCGTTGTGCGGCTGGCCCATGAGATTCTGGCATCCCACCCGGGGGCCGAGACCGTACCCTACGAGATATCGCTTGGCACGGCGCTCGGCGAGGCGCCGGTGGTGGCGGCCGCGTTGCGTGTCTGGCAATTGGCGGGCGGGATGTTGGCCGCCGGGGAGGCCGCCGCACTCATCCAGTCGCCGTTCCTTCATGAGGCCAAGGCCGAGCGTTCGGCGCGCGCACGGTGCGCCTATGAGATGTTGATGGGCACGTCCGAGGTCGATGTGACGGCGCTGGCGCGTGCCCTGCGCGGTGGCGCGCCTAGCGCGCACGCCGGCTTTGCGCGTCTTGCGGGCATCGTCCGCCGCTGGCCGCGGCGGGCGTCGGCGAGCGCCTGGGCGGGACTGCTCATGGGGGCGCTCAGCGCCGTCGGCTGGCCGGGCGCGGCCGCGCGCGAAGACTATCAGGCGATCGCCGCGGTGCATGACGTCCTGGAGTCATTTGCCACCCTGGAGGCGGTGGCCGGGGGGATGTCCTACGCGAGGGCGCTCGGGTTTGTGCAAGGCGCGCTCGGTGACCGAGTCTTTCAGCCGCGCGGGGGTGATGCCCCGTTGCAGATCCTGGGACCGCTCGAGGCGATAGGCCTCACGTTCGACGGTCTCTGGGTGATGAATCTGCATGACCGGGCGTGGCCTGCCGTGCGTCCCCCCCATCCGCTGCTGCCGCTGGCCTTTCAGCGCGCCCATCGCCTCCCGCATGCCTTCGTCGAGGACGATATTCGCTTTGCCGGGCGCGTGCTCGAGGATCTCGTGGGCGCCGCGCCCGAGACCATACTGAGTTCCGCCCGGCACGACGCCTCCGGTGCGCTGCGCCCGAGCCGGGCGTTGATCGCGCGCGGTGCGGTGGATGGGCAAGCACCGGCGTTTGTGAGCCGCTTTGGGCAGGCGTTTGCCGCGCGCGCGGCGCTCGAGGACTATCCCGTGCGCGCCGCACCCTTGGACGATGCGCGCACCGGACCGTTCGCGGCCGGACTGCTCGCCGCCCAGGCCGCGTGCCCGTTTCGGGCCATGGCCCAGTACCGTCTGCGTGCGGACGCTCTCGATGCCCCGGGATACGGACTGACGCCGGCTGTGCGCGGCGCGGTGGCGCACAAGGTCATGGAGATCTGGTTTGGCGAGTTGCCGGAGCCGCGGGCGTGGCTTGCCCTGGACACGGATGCGCGCGCGCGCCGTATCGCCGAGACCGTGGCCGCCGCGCAGGCCACGGCCGCCGACGACTATGCGCGCTTCCCGGCGGCGTTCGTGGTCCTCGAGGCGCGCCGCATGGAGCGCTTGCTGGCGCAATTCCTCGAGCGCGAGGAGGCGCGGCCGGCGTTTCGGGTGGTGGAGCGCGAGAAGGAGGTGGCGCTGCGCTGCGGGCCGCTTGCGATGCGCGGCCGCATCGACCGTGTGGATGTGGTCGACGGGCGTACGGTGCTCATCGACTACAAGACCGGCCGGATGCCGGCCGTGGATTGGATGACCGACCGCCCCGAATACCCGCAGCTTTTGTTTTATGCCGTGGCCGAAGGTCCGCAGGTGGCGGGTATCGCGTACGCGGGATTGTCGGCGCGCGACGGCGGCTACAAGGCCTGGACGCGTGATGACGCGCTCCTGCCGGAGGCCACGGTGGTGGCCGATTGGGGGCAGGTGACCGGGGCGTGGCCGGCGCTCCTGGCGCGCCTGGCGGGGGATTTCGCGGCCGGCGGCGGGGCCGTGGATCCCTTGAACGGGGCCTGTGAATATTGCGGGCGCGAGGGTTTCTGTCGGATTGACGAGGGCGGCGGGGGTGGTGATGACGAGTGA